A stretch of Lysinibacillus agricola DNA encodes these proteins:
- the rpsD gene encoding 30S ribosomal protein S4 codes for MSRYTGPSWKLSRRLGISLSGTGKEIEKRPYAPGQHGPNQRKKLSEYGLQLQEKQKLRHMYGMNERQFRTLFDRAGKMKGVHGENFMVLLETRLDNLVYRLGLARTRRGSRQLVNHGHILVDGKRVDIPSYSVKPGQTISLREKSQNLAVVTEAIEVNNFVPDYLTFDADKKEGTFTRLPERSELSAEINEAFIVEYYSR; via the coding sequence ATGTCTCGTTATACAGGTCCATCTTGGAAATTATCACGTCGTCTTGGTATCTCACTAAGCGGTACAGGTAAAGAAATCGAAAAACGCCCTTACGCACCAGGTCAACACGGTCCAAACCAACGTAAAAAATTATCAGAATACGGTTTACAACTTCAAGAAAAACAAAAACTTCGTCACATGTACGGCATGAACGAACGTCAATTCCGTACTCTATTTGACCGCGCTGGTAAAATGAAAGGTGTACACGGTGAAAACTTCATGGTTCTTCTTGAAACTCGCCTTGACAACCTAGTTTACCGTTTAGGTTTAGCTCGTACTCGTCGTGGATCTCGTCAATTAGTAAACCACGGTCACATCTTAGTAGATGGCAAACGCGTTGATATCCCTTCATACAGCGTAAAACCAGGTCAAACGATTTCTCTTCGTGAAAAATCTCAAAACCTTGCTGTAGTAACAGAAGCAATCGAAGTAAACAACTTCGTACCTGACTACTTAACATTTGATGCTGACAAAAAAGAAGGTACATTCACTCGCCTTCCAGAGCGTTCTGAATTATCAGCTGAAATCAACGAAGCATTCATCGTTGAGTACTACTCTCGTTAA
- a CDS encoding GAF domain-containing protein — protein sequence MFTQINYDGPIAEQYNTLAKQLDALLTGESDRIANLSNASALLNQFLPNINWVGFYVLQGEELVLGPFQGLPACVRIPIGRGVCGTAVGKEETIVVKDVHDFPGHIACDAASQSEIVIPLIKEGHVLGVLDIDSPIVNRFSKEDQEGLELFVKTLLLHL from the coding sequence ATGTTTACACAAATTAATTATGACGGGCCAATTGCCGAACAATATAATACATTAGCAAAACAGTTAGATGCCCTGCTCACTGGAGAAAGCGATCGCATTGCTAATTTAAGCAACGCCTCTGCTTTACTAAATCAATTTTTGCCAAACATAAACTGGGTTGGTTTTTATGTATTACAGGGCGAGGAACTTGTATTAGGGCCATTCCAAGGCTTACCTGCCTGTGTCAGAATACCAATTGGACGCGGTGTTTGTGGAACAGCTGTAGGCAAAGAAGAAACAATAGTGGTAAAAGACGTACATGATTTCCCAGGGCATATTGCCTGTGATGCCGCGTCCCAATCCGAAATCGTTATTCCCTTAATAAAAGAAGGACATGTCCTCGGTGTTCTTGATATCGACAGTCCAATCGTAAATCGCTTTTCTAAGGAAGATCAAGAGGGGTTAGAGCTATTCGTAAAAACCTTACTTCTCCATTTATAA
- a CDS encoding sensor domain-containing diguanylate cyclase, with amino-acid sequence MTDHLQTLKYIKSDVLSFWVSSKEQAGFNEYFYSLKQCLKKHLGIVNAAFLSFEGNSLIPVEEMAALTIETKLNAVSWLMVEANFYQQKMVKIPYILKEKEAYTMMTDMVLFQSEGKSPVGVLLVEATDAWTDFLTSDYGEECVETLTKVLQMIRENLEVKVNEDQYRKLYNMTDLFHSTMDIDLILENVLKNIKDNFPEFNVDLILSNDQDRHTTIDIKLFDYLSERPATIEAFVSGDLTTELASDLNCRLLNAPIKGRQAIYGILQVSAPTTYLFSTTEKDFVRMLAQASGNALENAKLYHQSHRLVSDLQLINETSHRLNMRIDIREMLLFLQKQLMKSFQPMEVCFAFKHKDTFEVTDASTALFNSEKGQTYIKHVEQHFEHTNDPLFIADFSRLTPNPIEYRSIMAIPILMEEKINGFSIVLHKEPYFFSFDSFKLMQSLIHHSSLAIANSILRNRLQEMVDLDHLTKLYARSYLDQYVEKSLKNDQSGMFLLIDIDNFKRINDTYGHQIGDKILMQIALQLKEMIGARGICARWGGEEMSVYIPNIDEKEAVELAAAIVAVIPSATDPQVTISAGLITWGEQYRPAFQSVFLHADTALYEAKNSGKNRFCIHDRSYQNNL; translated from the coding sequence ATGACAGACCATTTACAAACGCTAAAATATATAAAATCAGATGTTTTGAGCTTTTGGGTGAGTTCTAAGGAACAAGCTGGTTTTAATGAGTATTTTTATTCATTGAAACAGTGTCTAAAGAAGCACTTGGGAATTGTAAATGCAGCTTTTCTAAGTTTTGAAGGTAATTCTTTAATACCTGTTGAAGAGATGGCTGCTTTAACAATTGAAACAAAACTAAATGCTGTGTCATGGCTAATGGTTGAAGCTAACTTTTATCAACAAAAGATGGTGAAAATTCCTTATATATTAAAAGAAAAAGAAGCCTATACGATGATGACAGATATGGTGCTTTTCCAATCAGAAGGTAAAAGTCCAGTTGGCGTATTACTCGTGGAGGCGACAGATGCTTGGACAGACTTTTTGACTTCGGATTACGGAGAAGAGTGCGTAGAAACGCTTACTAAAGTTCTTCAAATGATCAGAGAAAATTTGGAAGTAAAAGTGAATGAAGATCAATATAGAAAATTGTATAATATGACAGATTTATTTCATTCCACTATGGATATTGATTTAATTTTAGAAAATGTCTTAAAAAATATTAAAGATAATTTCCCAGAGTTTAATGTGGATCTTATACTATCGAATGATCAAGACCGCCATACAACTATCGATATTAAGCTTTTTGATTACTTATCTGAAAGACCTGCAACGATTGAGGCTTTTGTCTCAGGAGACCTGACGACGGAGCTTGCAAGCGATTTGAATTGTCGATTATTAAACGCTCCTATAAAAGGGAGACAAGCTATTTATGGCATTTTACAAGTAAGTGCACCGACAACATATCTTTTTTCAACCACTGAAAAAGATTTTGTACGTATGCTAGCACAAGCATCAGGGAATGCGCTCGAAAATGCAAAATTATATCATCAATCGCATCGCCTCGTAAGTGACTTACAACTCATTAATGAAACATCGCATCGTTTAAATATGAGGATTGACATTCGTGAAATGTTACTATTCCTACAAAAACAGTTAATGAAATCCTTTCAACCAATGGAAGTTTGTTTCGCTTTTAAACATAAAGATACCTTTGAAGTGACGGATGCTAGTACGGCTTTATTTAATTCAGAGAAGGGTCAAACATATATAAAACATGTTGAACAACATTTTGAACATACTAATGACCCGCTATTTATTGCTGATTTCAGTCGACTAACCCCTAATCCAATTGAATATCGTTCCATTATGGCAATTCCAATCTTAATGGAAGAAAAAATTAATGGCTTTAGTATTGTGTTACACAAGGAGCCGTATTTCTTTTCATTTGATAGTTTTAAATTAATGCAATCATTAATCCATCACTCTTCTTTAGCAATTGCAAACTCAATATTACGAAATCGACTTCAAGAAATGGTAGATTTGGATCATTTGACAAAATTATATGCAAGAAGTTATTTAGACCAGTATGTAGAAAAATCACTTAAAAATGATCAATCAGGAATGTTCTTGCTCATTGATATTGATAATTTTAAACGCATTAATGATACGTATGGTCATCAAATTGGTGATAAGATTCTTATGCAAATTGCGTTACAGTTAAAAGAAATGATTGGAGCTCGAGGTATTTGTGCACGCTGGGGTGGGGAGGAAATGTCCGTGTATATCCCGAACATTGATGAGAAAGAAGCAGTCGAATTGGCAGCAGCAATCGTTGCAGTAATTCCAAGTGCAACGGATCCACAAGTGACAATTTCAGCAGGTCTCATAACATGGGGTGAACAATACCGTCCAGCGTTTCAATCTGTTTTCCTACATGCAGATACAGCGCTTTATGAAGCTAAAAACAGTGGTAAAAATCGATTTTGTATTCATGATCGATCCTATCAAAACAATTTATAA
- the hisJ gene encoding histidinol-phosphatase HisJ — MKIDGHIHSPYCPHGTSDSFKQYIEKALAHNFTDITFTEHAPLPLSFVDPTPEQDSGMNPEFLMPYFEDLQRLQKEYAQDIRIHIGLEVDYIQGFEQETRQFLDTYGHFLDDSILSVHFLQWQNNFECIDFSPESFMTFSKKVGSIKEVYDLYYDTVLQSITADLGQYKPKRIGHPSLIHKFQLAHMVKIDDSVRIREVLDLMKEEGYELDLNSAGLSKTHCQEPYPPFAFIDYSKSIGLPIVFGSDAHTVADLHQHYNVIYPK; from the coding sequence ATGAAAATTGATGGCCATATTCATAGCCCATATTGTCCACATGGTACTTCTGATTCATTTAAGCAATATATTGAAAAAGCACTCGCTCATAACTTTACAGATATTACCTTCACAGAACATGCACCATTACCATTGAGTTTTGTAGACCCTACACCAGAGCAAGATAGTGGTATGAATCCGGAATTTTTAATGCCCTATTTTGAAGATTTGCAGCGCCTTCAAAAGGAGTACGCACAAGACATTCGCATTCATATTGGTCTAGAGGTTGACTATATTCAAGGCTTTGAACAAGAAACTCGTCAATTTCTTGATACATATGGACACTTTTTAGATGACTCTATTTTATCAGTCCATTTTTTACAATGGCAAAATAACTTTGAATGCATAGATTTTTCTCCAGAAAGTTTTATGACTTTTTCAAAAAAAGTAGGCTCTATTAAAGAAGTGTATGATTTATATTATGATACTGTCCTACAATCAATTACAGCAGATTTAGGGCAATACAAGCCTAAGCGTATTGGGCATCCCTCACTTATCCACAAATTTCAATTAGCACATATGGTGAAAATTGATGATTCTGTGCGGATTCGCGAAGTTTTAGATTTAATGAAGGAAGAAGGCTATGAACTAGATTTAAATAGCGCTGGATTAAGTAAAACACATTGTCAGGAACCTTATCCACCATTTGCCTTCATTGATTATAGCAAATCTATTGGGCTACCAATTGTTTTCGGTTCAGATGCTCATACTGTTGCTGATTTACATCAACATTACAATGTTATATACCCAAAATAA
- the ezrA gene encoding septation ring formation regulator EzrA has protein sequence MEYIIIPVILLLILTIVGFMMRRKHTTIIAKLENEKSQIQNNPINEEISKVKSLNMNGETEEMFERWRNSWDEVIDVHMTKIDSLLFDAEDQVNRLRFNKATLIEREIEDYIQKCEQDKDKILEELNELIGSEEKNRIEIEQLKEYYRSARKTLLAHQHSFGVALPALEKKLETFVQKFEEFDVLTSEGNYLQAREIVISLNQESQQTFEYINDVPTILTELQVKLPGAVQELRSGQREMEEQSYYLQHLELTEALDKFEEEFATLKNELAELNLTVVKPRVAEINEEIDHYYDLLEKEVIAKNYVDQNCDRLLSSITNVISSTKLVSDEATFVQQSYHLNEKDAEIPKVALKQLEALQRRYDLLAMRVREEKSAYSSLQEELIEISDELERIHEEQGHLSNTMKKLRIDENKARSQVENLKKSLQETDRLLNKANIPGIPEEMDARLDEAAEHIYVVMQSLQEVPLNMGTVHNNLNAATLCVEDVKAKAHELIENVMLIERIIQYGNRHRATNPKLNARLKEAEKAFHQFRYSKALEEAGTAVEEMETGALKRIQAIVAEEPMSK, from the coding sequence ATGGAGTATATCATCATTCCGGTTATCCTACTATTAATTTTAACGATAGTAGGATTTATGATGCGACGAAAACATACAACAATCATTGCTAAACTTGAAAATGAAAAATCACAAATACAAAACAATCCCATAAATGAGGAAATTTCAAAAGTTAAATCTCTAAACATGAACGGTGAAACGGAAGAGATGTTTGAACGATGGCGCAATAGCTGGGATGAAGTTATCGATGTACATATGACAAAAATTGATTCGCTTTTATTTGATGCGGAGGATCAAGTCAATAGACTTCGTTTTAATAAAGCAACATTAATTGAACGTGAGATAGAAGATTACATTCAAAAGTGTGAACAAGATAAAGATAAAATATTAGAAGAACTAAATGAATTAATTGGCAGCGAAGAAAAAAATCGTATTGAAATTGAACAATTAAAAGAATATTATCGTTCTGCACGTAAAACATTGTTAGCGCACCAGCATTCATTCGGCGTAGCATTACCAGCTTTGGAGAAAAAGCTAGAGACGTTTGTTCAAAAGTTTGAAGAATTTGATGTGCTCACTAGCGAAGGGAATTATTTGCAGGCGCGAGAAATAGTTATTAGCTTAAATCAAGAATCACAACAGACATTTGAATATATTAATGATGTACCAACAATTTTGACTGAATTACAAGTAAAGCTACCAGGAGCTGTACAGGAATTACGTAGTGGTCAGCGTGAAATGGAGGAGCAATCCTATTATTTACAGCATTTAGAGCTAACTGAGGCGCTGGATAAATTTGAAGAGGAATTTGCGACATTAAAAAATGAATTAGCAGAGCTTAACTTAACAGTTGTTAAGCCGCGTGTTGCTGAAATAAATGAAGAGATTGATCATTATTACGATCTGCTTGAAAAAGAGGTTATTGCTAAAAATTATGTTGACCAAAATTGTGATCGTTTATTAAGCTCAATCACTAATGTTATTAGTTCAACAAAATTAGTAAGTGATGAAGCAACCTTTGTGCAGCAGAGCTATCATTTAAATGAAAAAGATGCAGAAATACCAAAAGTTGCATTAAAGCAATTAGAGGCTTTACAACGTCGCTATGACTTATTGGCGATGCGTGTTAGAGAGGAAAAATCTGCATACTCAAGTTTGCAGGAAGAATTGATTGAAATTAGTGATGAACTTGAGCGTATTCATGAGGAGCAAGGTCATTTATCGAATACAATGAAGAAGCTACGAATTGATGAAAACAAGGCTCGCTCGCAAGTAGAAAACTTAAAAAAATCATTACAAGAAACAGACCGGTTATTAAATAAGGCTAATATTCCAGGTATCCCTGAAGAAATGGATGCACGTCTAGATGAGGCAGCAGAGCACATTTATGTAGTTATGCAAAGCCTTCAAGAAGTACCTCTCAACATGGGAACGGTTCATAATAATTTAAATGCCGCAACACTTTGTGTGGAGGATGTAAAAGCAAAGGCACATGAATTGATTGAAAATGTAATGCTGATTGAACGTATTATTCAGTATGGTAATCGTCATCGTGCAACAAATCCAAAATTGAATGCACGTTTAAAAGAAGCAGAAAAAGCTTTCCATCAATTCCGTTATTCCAAGGCATTAGAAGAAGCTGGAACGGCAGTTGAAGAAATGGAGACAGGTGCTTTAAAACGAATTCAAGCAATTGTAGCAGAAGAACCAATGTCAAAATAG
- a CDS encoding GNAT family N-acetyltransferase, which produces MFKLQLFIRGMNEMYAIDILNWKYEAPYDFYNNKFCDESLKELLDNPYYSIVNDQEELVGFFCTGTSAQVPKGHDYGAYIDGCIDVGIGMKPELTGRGYGLEFFSFILNHLQQKNTSSLRLTVATFNTRAIHLYEKLGFEKVMNITASTEFITMKKG; this is translated from the coding sequence GTGTTCAAATTGCAATTATTTATTCGAGGAATGAATGAAATGTATGCGATTGATATTTTAAATTGGAAATATGAAGCACCGTATGATTTTTATAACAATAAATTTTGCGACGAATCTCTAAAAGAATTACTCGATAATCCGTATTATTCAATTGTAAATGATCAAGAAGAGCTAGTCGGTTTTTTCTGTACAGGAACATCTGCACAAGTACCTAAAGGCCATGACTATGGCGCATATATAGACGGATGCATTGATGTCGGAATAGGGATGAAGCCTGAGTTAACAGGAAGAGGTTATGGGTTAGAATTTTTTTCATTTATCTTAAATCACCTACAACAAAAAAATACTTCTTCTCTTCGTTTAACAGTAGCTACATTTAATACAAGAGCAATTCACCTATATGAAAAATTAGGCTTTGAAAAAGTTATGAACATCACTGCTTCAACTGAATTTATAACAATGAAGAAAGGTTAA